The sequence below is a genomic window from Haloferax mediterranei ATCC 33500.
CTCGGCGCTTGATTTCGAAGACGAACTGCTGGAGGTCTATCTCCTCTCCTTGGATGTCGATGCGCTCGGGAATCTGTGCGCCGACCGTCGCACCCTCCCTGTTGACGCGCTCCAAGAGTTGTTTTCGCTCGAACTCCTTCACGAGTGCTCGTTACCTCGCGTGACACTTCGCTCCTTCGCCCCTCCCAAGACGCCTCTGCGTACCCCGGCCTTGCGTTGACCGGTGAATCTCGCCGCTTACTCGGTCGTAGGCGCGTCACCGTCGTACGTCGGCGCAAACACCGGCGTAGAGACGAACCTTCTTATGGTTCTCTTGGATACCGTGAGGTATGGGTTTGTTCGACCGACTCCGCGGCAAGGACCATCCCCGCGTCGCCTTCATCGGCATCGACGGGGTGCCGTTTAGTCTCCTCTCTGAGTATCCCGAGGAGTTCCCGAACTTCGCAGCACTCGCCGACGAGGGTTCGGCCGGTGCTATCGACAGTATCGTCCCACCGGAATCCAGCGCTTGCTGGCCCGCACTCACGACCGGCGTCAATCCCGGAGAAACGGGCGTTTACGGCTTCCAGGACCGTGAAGTCGGTTCGTACGACGCGTACGTTCCGATGGGTCGAGACGTGCAGGCAACCCGCGTCTGGGACCGCGTCACCGACGCCGGTCGCAAGGCCACTGTGATGAACGTCCCCGTGACGTTCCCGCCGCAACGGAACGTCCAGCGCATGGTCTCTGGGTTCCTCTCGCCCGGCGTCGACAAGGCCGCCTACCCCGACGACTTCCGCGACACGCTCTCCGAGATGGGCTACAAAATCGACGTGAACGCGAAACTCGGTCACGACGAGGACAAGACCGCGTTCATGGAAGACGCCCAAAAGACGCTCGACCGCCGCTACAACGCATTCGAGCGCTACCTCCAGGAGGACGACTGGGACCTCTTCTTTGGCGTCTTCATGACGACCGACCGCGTCAACCACTTCCTCTTCAAGGACTACGAACGCGACGGGAAGAACAAGGACGCCTTCTTCGAGTTCTACCGCACTGTCGACGACTACATCGGTCGTATCCGTGACACGCTCTCTGACGATGTGACGCTCGTCGTCGCCTCCGACCACGGCTTCACCTCGCTCGATTACGAAGTCCACTGCAACACGTGGCTCGAAGAGAACGGCTGGCTCTCGTACGAGACTGACGACCACGACTCGTTGGGCGACATCGATGCGGACTCGAAGGCGTACTCGCTCATCCCCGGCCGCTTCTTCATCAATCTCGAAGGCCGCGAACCCCGTGGTTCGGTGCCGCAAGAGGAGTACGAGGAAGTGCGTGACGAACTGAAAGCCGAACTCGAAGCCCTCGAAGGACCGGACGGCAAGAAAGTCGCAGAGCGCGTCGTCGTCAAAGAAGATGCCTTCCGCGGCGACCACGACGACATCGCCCCGGACCTCGTCATCATCCCGAACCACGGCTTCGACCTCAAATCCGGCTTCAGGGGTCACGACGACGTGTTCGGCGTCGGCCCACGCAATGGTATGCACTCGTTCGACAACGCGACGCTCTACGTCGACGACCCCAACGCGGTTATCGAGGACGCCGACCTCTACGATATCACGCCGACGATTCTCGACCTCATGGAAGTCGACTACGCCCGCACCGAACTCGACGGTGCGAGCCTCATTCAACAGTAAGCGACCACAGAATCGACGGTCCTTCTTTATCTGCTACACTGTACCGGTGTAGAAACTGAGAGCGTGCGCTTCGAGACGTGTGTGGCGGCGCTATAGGAGGTCTTCGAGTTCGTCGTTTTGCCACATCTCGTTCGGGTCATCCCGCTGTTCGGTCTCCGTCTGTTCGATAGCCTCACGAGCGCGCTCCATGAACGCTTCGACGCGCTCGGACCGCTCGACACCGCCGAGGAGGACGAGCGAGGCGAGATGACCGCTTTCGAGCGGGAAGTCGCCGCCCCGGACTTGGAGGCTGCCGGTTTCCTCCTCGACCCAACGACGCGCGCGTTCGACGCCTTTTCGGGGAATCGTATCGGGTTCCCCGGCGATGACGACGAGCGCGGAGTCGGCGTTACTGGCGTCTGGAAGACTCGTCCCCGTCAGGACCGCGCGGCGGGTCGTACTCATCACGGTATTGATGTTGTCTTCCGCCTCTGGGGACGCTTCGGCGCTGGCGTAGCCGAGGGCGGCGATTCCCCCAGAGCGGAGGGTGTTGATAACCTCGGAGGTGTCGACGACGCTCTCGCCGACGCCTTCGGTCGCTTCGCCGGCGGCGAGCAGAAGTCCAACGCGCCGGGCGATTGCCTGATTGATGGCGTCGAATCCTTCGCTCATCGACTCACCGGATGCACGGAACGAATCGTTGTCGACGAGAAGGACGGCGTCGGATTCGCGGGCGACGGTCTTGAGCGACCGACCGGCGTTCACCTGATACATCGCACCTTCGTCCTGACCCGGGAGGATACCGAGAACGTAGACTGGTACGTTGTACACGCGGCGGAGCGCCTTTGCGAGCACCGGTGCGCCACCGGACCCCGACCCGCCGCCGAGTCCGGCGACGACGAATATCGACTCCGCCTCGGCCGTGACGCGCCCGTCCAATGCGGACATGACTTCGGTCTTGTCAGACTCCATCACTTCAGCGCCGAGTTCGTTGTCGCCGCCGACACCGTGTCCGTTGACACGGTCCTGTCCGATGAGGACGGTCTCGAACGGAAGCGACTGCAGGTCAGCTTTCGCGGTGTTCACCCCGACGGCGTCGAGGACGGCACCGAATCCCATCTGTTGGTCGAACGACTGGAGGGCAGCGGTGAGCTTTCCACCCGCTTGGCCCACACCAATCAGGACGGTCTTCATATCACAATCCACTCTTGGCCCCGTCTTGAACGTTCCCCACCCTACTTTGATGCCCTCCGCTGTCGACAGTTCGCCCTCGCGCTTTCGTTCACTAACTGTTCCTGAGCTTTATGTCGGATGACGGGACCACCCCGTGCTATGACGAACGACCCTGTCCGACTCGATACAGATGGTCACGCTCGCGCCGCGACGGACCGAACTGCCGAACTCGTTTCGAGACTCGACGCGGTCGAGCGCACGCTGACTGGAACTGACGCCGACCTCTCGAATCTCGAAGACTTCGCCGCCGTCGAAGAACGCATCACCGACCTCGAATCAG
It includes:
- a CDS encoding alkaline phosphatase family protein, yielding MGLFDRLRGKDHPRVAFIGIDGVPFSLLSEYPEEFPNFAALADEGSAGAIDSIVPPESSACWPALTTGVNPGETGVYGFQDREVGSYDAYVPMGRDVQATRVWDRVTDAGRKATVMNVPVTFPPQRNVQRMVSGFLSPGVDKAAYPDDFRDTLSEMGYKIDVNAKLGHDEDKTAFMEDAQKTLDRRYNAFERYLQEDDWDLFFGVFMTTDRVNHFLFKDYERDGKNKDAFFEFYRTVDDYIGRIRDTLSDDVTLVVASDHGFTSLDYEVHCNTWLEENGWLSYETDDHDSLGDIDADSKAYSLIPGRFFINLEGREPRGSVPQEEYEEVRDELKAELEALEGPDGKKVAERVVVKEDAFRGDHDDIAPDLVIIPNHGFDLKSGFRGHDDVFGVGPRNGMHSFDNATLYVDDPNAVIEDADLYDITPTILDLMEVDYARTELDGASLIQQ
- a CDS encoding tubulin/FtsZ family protein produces the protein MKTVLIGVGQAGGKLTAALQSFDQQMGFGAVLDAVGVNTAKADLQSLPFETVLIGQDRVNGHGVGGDNELGAEVMESDKTEVMSALDGRVTAEAESIFVVAGLGGGSGSGGAPVLAKALRRVYNVPVYVLGILPGQDEGAMYQVNAGRSLKTVARESDAVLLVDNDSFRASGESMSEGFDAINQAIARRVGLLLAAGEATEGVGESVVDTSEVINTLRSGGIAALGYASAEASPEAEDNINTVMSTTRRAVLTGTSLPDASNADSALVVIAGEPDTIPRKGVERARRWVEEETGSLQVRGGDFPLESGHLASLVLLGGVERSERVEAFMERAREAIEQTETEQRDDPNEMWQNDELEDLL